The window GTTAttaatactttacatttatttcaatgcaggtactttcttactttatatAACGTTGATGTGgtactttgacttttacttGAGAACATTTGTGTGTATCTATTTGTACTAATACTGAAGTACTACCTCCACCGCtatgaattattattactattgaaTTATTGCTGAATCTTAGTGCATCACATGCAGAGGTAAAAGAAATGTGACACAACCTGCgagtaaacaaagaaaaaatcatttcaaagtgacaaaagaatctgaaagaaaagaaaatgaacattgATATCAGATGTATGTAGTTTAgtgggtcacacacacacagacacacacacacacacacacacacacatacaatacatacacacagacacacaaacacacacacacacacgcacatacagtacatacacacacacactcactctacacacacacacactcactcacacacacacactctcacattcacacactcacacacacacacacacacacacatcactctctctcacacactcagtctcacactcatacaacacacacacacacacacacacacacacactcacatattcacacacacacagacatacacacactcagacacactcacacattcacacacactcactctctctctttcacacacacacacacacacacacacactcccacagtctcatacacacacaaacacacacacacattacagggGAATTGCACCATCACCCTGAGCAGCTGCGCTACTGCTGCTGTCAAAACAGGACTGTACCACTCAGTAAaatgggagaggggggggtgtgtCGTCCTCTCAGCTCTAGTTGGTAAATCCCCTGAATGACTCACTCGAGCTGACACATAATTAAATCTTAACTTTATAAAAATTAACTTGTAACAAAGTCATAATCAAAGTTTGACAGTGTCGGTGTTTCCTCCGAGGTGCCGTCAGCAGAgcctgccccccctcccccgtcCCGGATGTGGACGTGTccgctgtgttgtgtgttctccggggtgatggaggagaggatgtaGCCGCTCGGGCCCggtcacttcttcttcttcaaacacGCAACGTCCATTcggtttcttttttaaaaaagccccGCGGCCTCGCGACACGATGGCCGGTATCAGGTCCGTTAACGGGAGGCTGTCCGGCATCAACCCCGCTGTCAGGTGACGTCAGTGCTTTCCGTTCGCAGCGGTGGTGGCGAAGCTAACCGGGCTAATGCTAACCCCGGGGCTGCTAGCCGTTAGCTCGTTCGAGTTACCGTTAAAGATGCGACGCTAACGTTAGACGCACGTTTactggttttcattttttattttattgttttatttgttttaatctgctGCTGACGCGAACATTAATTCgtctgtttgatttttttaatggagCTTCCGGTTCGTCTGAggctataataaaaaaaaaactcagcaGTGGTTTGAAATCACATGATTATGGAAGATATTCAAATAAACgtgatttataaaatatattagtgTTCATGTAAAATACCAGAGAGGcatacaaatcaaatataaagaGGTGTGCTCCCTTTTATTTAGGTTATTAATACAGTTCAGTGTGGATCTAGACTCAATGGGACACATGAGCTTATAATAAAGctgttataataaatatatgaagacattttaatggTAATAGTAGATTCATATGAAATAGAAGCAGCTGTCAAATCTACCAGAAAGAAGTGAGACCTGTTAATCTATTGTAATTATAcagtttggtgtttgtttggATTCAATTGGTCACATGacataaaaatatgattttaaaaaatcatctaATATGAAGAATATGCTAAAGCTCAATTAAAGGATGTGTGTCTAATTAGTCTAGGGTAATAATATCTGATATTATTTATAGTCAGTGGGTCAAAGTAAACACAATGGAGGTGTTGTCTCTTATTCAAATGTGAATTTACCTATGGTTCCTATGTGATCAGGAAAGAATATCAAATATCCAGCTTAACACTGACTTCACAGGTTTCTAATACAACATTCCTGCAATGAATCCTGATTATTAACAATTTTAATAATTGTCTATTGTCTCATAATCTGACGATTGTGTGACTTGAGATAATGGCCGTACCTCATGTGAGATACTAAACGTCACCTGAAGTTTGACAGATCAAATTAAACTACATTTAAGGTCCAATGTGTTGGTAATTTCTGCCTCATGAATTTCTGCTGCTTCTaaagtattttgttatattttccaGTTGCTGTCGCATGCGCCAGGTCCAGTCTCTTCTCTGCGGGGGAGGGGCCACCACTCCTGATGGCGTCCTGTGCTCTCTTGGTACGTTTGTTGTGTCTTTACGTGACCTGGTTAACTGCACTGAGAACTGTTGAGTCTTGAGGAAACTATTTATAACAGATACGGCGAATACAGGAAGTTATGAGGccccaaacaaaaaaaaaccagcTAATGAACGTCAGTGCaatgtttctgtgtatttcagGAATTGACAGCAGATATAATGGGGGGTGCACTGAGCTGGCGAAATACCTTTTCTACGGACTCTACGAAAGAAATCCGCTGAATCTGGATCACGTCCTTGAGGAGTTTCCAGAAGAAATGCTCGATGGTAAGTTCACTCGATTGtcaatcatttatttgtgcTTATTTTGGTGTTTATTCACTCGGACTCACAACGTATCCCCTTGACAGATGTGATCCTGCTGATCAAGGCCGAGTGTGTTCACCTGTACTGCAACCCACTGAACTACAGTTACCTGTTGCCCTACGTCTCCCACTGGAGGAACCTGCATCTTTACTGCATGACAGAGGCAGAGGTAGTAAACCTTCTCCCTTCATCTACCATTGCTGTTAATTATACTTCCTGTGTGCTTAATCTACGAGTAGGAACCTTGTCAGGGGTATTTAGGCTTGTTGATACCTCCACCTGGCTGCAGTTTTAACCCTTGCAGATTAATATCCATCTTTTGCAAGCATTTGTTTACGAGTCAAGTCAGTTTAGGTTGTATTCTAGCAAATACAATATAGAAATACACCAGATATTTCCTGAGCACAGGGCTGGATCTCTTTAGAGTACTCGTATTGCTTTGAAAACTCACACAGATCAAATTGTTGCCTTTTCCCTCGCTGAAATTTTCAAGTAGTTtgtagtttggatttttttttcctttactaAGTTGCACAACCCCTGTACTTTCCCCACCTCTGTCCCCAGTATGAAGATGAGGAAGCTGCGGAGGAATTCAAAATCTCCAGCTTTGTCAGGATGGTACAGGACTGCTATCGCATCGGAGTGCCGTTCAGCTCCCAGGGTACCTTTTATCACCTTTTAATCACCACAGTGTTTCCACGGCTGACACATTTAAGGGATAATTAAAAGTGTTCAAACAGTAATTGCATGACATTACATATCAGTGTCGGTGTCTTAATAGCTTGTACTTACTGTGTAATTACACCAACAGCCCATGTAATTATGCTTGATTTACTGTTTTTAGGACACATCCAGAAGTTTGATATGTTTATGGTGGAGAAGTGGCCCCTGATTCAAGCATTTGCCTTGGAAGGCATCGGTGGAGGAAGCTTTTTTACCATCAAATACAAGGTTCGTTTAAACATGGGAAAAATATGTTTGCTAGGCTCTGAGGtttgaaaaacaagtttgcAGAATTGGTTTGACAGTTGTTGCACTGAGCTCCTTCTATGTGCTTGTTTCACTCacattgtttatttctgtttttcttccagctTATAGATATAAGTGAGAAACTTTGGCAGGTGTACACCAGACTCGACCCAGTGTCTCTGGACAGTCTGCTCGCTGAGGTATTGCTGACTTGATTCATCTGCTGTTTTAACCTTCGTAGGATTCTGTTGTATTAATACATGACACTTAAATCATCTGATGAATAAACGTATATAATTCCATTATCAATAAATGATTATTCAGTCAGTCAGTTGAAAGAAATTGAACTTATTGCCTTTTAATGATTCATTATTTGTATATTAGTAAAGCATAAACATTTTAAGACATCAGTTGAGACAGAAACAACCACAACCAACGATAGTCTGATTATTTTTGGCCTTGTATGGATCATCTGCCACCATTAATGATACTTGCTATGCACAGTTGAACACAACCATATATGCTATTCATTCTAAcgttgttgtctttttttaatcttaggACTTGATCAACTTTGAGAAGCAGTGGAGTGGCTTTTTCTCCAGCATGGACCTGGAGAGTCATCTGTCCATCCTGGAACTGTCTGAAGCTCAGGCAGGGGAGGTGAGTTTATACCCCTCAGAATCCTACATGatagttatatatttttattctaaaattACTAATAAATGTCAGGAGAAAATATAGTACCTAAATTAGATATTAAGTGTTGTAATGTGTTTTCTCATGAACCTACAGTTATTCCGTTCGTATTACTCTCACGGACTGATCTCCAGCAACATCACAGATAAAAGGTATTCAACTTATTGAACAAACTACAGTTTTATAGTCTTGTAGTTTGTATGAAGCAAAATACTAAGGCTTAATCAAACGTTTCTTTGTTTCAGTAAAAGCCAGCAGCCCTTTGTGATGTTTGGGAAGCACTCGTCGTCAGAGGACCTGGAGAACGATTCGTTCAACTTCCCTTCAGAAAGTCATCAGGTCCGCAACACGGGGCCTCAGGGTTCTACAGCCACACACATGGTGAGAAGCACCGAGAGGAGAGCCACTGCTGATGATACTCGGGTGGTGTAGAAACAGGAGTGTGgggaaaactgtgaaatctAGTATGAGGAAAGAACCTCATTAAGTGAACctgaatacaaacacaacatgtctcctttaaagacAGATGCAAGCCTGCAGCACCACCTGGTGAAGTGTTTTGTTACAACCATCAGACAGGGATGTACCGAGCAGTGTTTTGACAAATCCTGGAAACATGTGTTTGCTGATCATATGTCTCCTGTGAGTCTTTTAAAGACACGTTTTCTTGTCCATCAGGTTCTGCAGTGTGTGGCTCCTAAAGGACCCTTAGCCTGCTCCAGAACCTATTTCTTTGGGACGACCCACTCTCCATACCTGGGTGAGGTTTCACTGcatttatttactgtgtttttcaaCTGTGTATTTGTAAAACGGTGATCGTCTCTGGagtacatttcatttacatagGATTTAAGGTACGAACTAATCCCATAATTTGCATTGCTCTGTATTTCACCCACAGGAAATCAAACTAAGGAGCCGAAGAAAATCGAAGTCTTGTAAgtgatttatatttttgataGATAGAATTTATAGAGATTAAATGTTGGAGAATATTGGAATGAGagagtttttctatttttcagaCTTTTATCACAGATTTATTCAGCTGCCGTTCAAGCCGTCCTTTCAGGAATCAAGTGCTACTCCTGCACCTCGAGTGCCACCAAAgtaagaaacaaaccaaaacacccATTTTAACATTTGTCTTACAGCAAGTACAATCCCTCATAGAGGCGTGTTTATTATTCCAGGCCAAGGATGTAGCAGAGACCACTTTCCTCGTGGCTTTGGACTTGATGAATTTAAGCCAGTACCGCAGTTTTCTCAGGTACAGATTGATTTTTCGCGGTCTCACTGTTGTTCTCTGTGTGAGACGTTTAGCCAAGcgtgaaatgaaatgtattgtttgAATCGCctttgattgtgtgttttctctcctcaggtCCAAGTGTGAATTCAGCATTCAAGCCGTGAACAAGgaagggaggtgtgtgtgtgtgtgtgtgtgtgtgttgacgtgTCCTGTTAGGTCATCTGTTAAGCCTCTGTATTGTCTGCACGTCTCCTTCACGTTTTTCAATAGTGTTATTTGAAAGAGAATCACAGTAATTTATCCTTTTTGTTGCAGGATCATTCCTCTGACTGACAAGCAAAGCCGTTATGTATTAAAAACAGTAAGTTAGAAACGTTGAAAATACTTGTGTATAATTTTGTACGTTTTCATCCTCACTGTGTGTACTTTTTTTTCGAAGGCCTCCATGACCATCCACGACATCCCCGACCTGCAGAGCAACAGAGGCGACCTGGGCTCTGTCGTCTTCTCCGAATCCTTCTTAGAATCCAGCATCAATATCCAGCAGAAAGGTACAATATGGATTCAACTCAGTGCAACTAGAATACTTGACTGTTAACAGGAGGCTCTTTGAAACAACAGCGGAGTCGTCTCAAAATAGACTTCTTCCTGCCCCGAGGATCATAATTGTGATTCATCCTCCACGTTTGTCCTTCTGTGGCGTGTGtcgtctgtttcctctcctgcagaTGGCACTGTGTCCTCAGACAGCTGCTACACCATCCTGACTACAACCGTGCCTCGCTATGCCTGCTGGCCGGTACGTGCACGGCTGAAAATGAGatgtatattataatattgtCAAGAACACGACCACGTTTTGGATTTGGAATAATTACTTTGTCTACATTACAAATACACAGCGGTAGGGTTTTTCCTCCAACGTTGTttgtttctgggttttttttttagatggaGGCAGATGTGAAGCAATCTGAGCAAGCCCAGCATCTTACGAAGGTATATTCAGAGGCTTTATTTGCTCCCTCCACACATGCCTGTCTGCCCCCGAGTGTTGTACGTATGAGTGTGGTGTGTAACGACCCACAATATGTGTTTTAATAGAAAGAGGAAGGCACTTGTTTGGGAACGGCTCTGACTGTGGCAGATGCTGCATATGCTTTCTCCAGCAGCCAGCTCTCCACGCCAGAAGAAGGTGACACTCTCACTTGACTCATTTTTCATACTTCCCACTCATGTTATCGTACGTTATGTGACATCGAGTTGCGATTCCgtctaatttgttttttattgcttgtttaaatttaaattatagGAAAGATCATCTTCTTCTCTGAGGGAATCCTGTTCATCCATTCTCAGTATGGGAGCATTACTCTGTCCAAGGATCACATCAACACCATCAAGTTCTATGATCcggtatgtgtgtgttaataatgTGACTGGATTAGTTTTCACGTTATATCTTCAGTTGTTTTCTTGCACATGAACCCATCTGTACATTAACTCTTTGTTTTATGTGTCCTCTTCTCACCAGGACTCCAGTGCGGTGGCTTCTCTCTTTGTAGAGTACGacagcagcttcctcccacaccTCCCGTTCCCTCTCCACAGCTCGGACCAGTGTCTGGTCTTTGCTCTGCAGCCGAGGTCAAAGAGCCACAGGGCCTTTTATTCCAAGGTAAGACCTTCGGCCAGTGACCTCTGACAGGGGTCGTCTGAGTTGAGCTGATTCAGAACCTCATCACGACCATGTAACATAAATCAAAGGATTTCTTGATAGGAGTGGTGAACACAGTAAATATTGGAATAGTTATTACAGCATCactctgtgtttaaaatgacaCGTTATAAGTATTAACCCCCGTTTATCAAACATACTTTGTCAAGTCTTTCACTTCGACTATGactgaaaatatttattctcAGTATGAGTGAGTTATtgataagataaaatatatgttttggttttcttttggtCCTTGGATCATCcaatactgtaaaaaacaaaatgttattcTCCTACTTCATTCTTTATTCTACATCTCCAGTGGTTTGACCCTTGGCTCTATTGTTGTGTGCAGGTTTTATCAGTGTGGCAAAGCTCTGAATCTGGActcactctgcagctgctggaccAGGATCGACTGAGCTGGACCCAGAAAAACATGTAAGGCTGCACAATTATATTTCAAGCTGTCTAATAAGATTGTAATTTTGGGTTTATCATCAATCAATCCCTTTAATAATTAAACAATTGCATTTGATCTGTCTTTAATGTCAGGCACGCCCGGCTCCAGAAGCTGCACAACAGTCAGGAGCCTCCAGTGGCCAAACGCAGAGGCAGCCTGAAGACTTCATACTCTCAGCTGCCAGAGCAGGACATGTTAGTACACAGAGCAGTCTCACACTGAAGTCCCTCAGGGTTGCACTGAACAAGTAATAAAACCTGATGCTGCCACAGGTATTGCTTATTCATCAGTATGTATTCCCAATATAGTATTTAAGCCTGTGTTTCTTGACGCAGAGTTTTTATCAGTGCTGACCAGCCACTCTTGGAAGGTGCATAGAAGATAATGTAGCCTCATTATCTGGCCGAAAATACGCAGCGCACACACTCTATGACTATGATCAGTAAAGCTGAAACAAGGGAGCACGGGAAGGCACTCCTTGGCAACTTTTTAGTCCTCCCAAATCGCTCCTAAATCTGTCACCGGGTATAATTAGACGTCCAACTGTTTTATGTACCTGTACCCAGAATTAACATACTGTACAGTGCTTATGAATTATAGCTGCCCCCCTTTTGCACAACTTTGCATTTTCCGTGTCACTTCTAACGGCTTTTCCCTCCACCAGagattacaaatatattttttaattttagcgCTAAAACTCCAGCAAATGCACTTGAAGAGAATTCAAAACAGTGTTCGTGGAATGAAGTACGAAGTCTTAGCTGTTATATTGCTGCAAAGTCTAAAAATCTTGTGTCGCCTTAAATACGTTAAGATATTCCATACTTTAGGTaggtctttattttattaacgTTCATTTTAAACATCACGTGGGGAAGTGCAAGTAATTCttggactctgatattccttcatatcggTCTGACACAGACGAGGTTTTAAATCTGTTCTCACTGATCGCTGCCTTCTGGTCCTTCATCAGGTTCCTTCAGCACTTTGCTCTGAGCAGCATCAGCCAGGAGCCCATTCTGTACGACCACCTGGGAGTGCTCTTCCCCTCCGCCGAGCTGAAGAACCCCGTCGCTGGGCAGGGAGACAAGGTGAGCAGGTGGAAATGACATGGGGAACTCTATATGGTAGAGCTGATGAAGTAAATATCTGAGGTGGACTTTTTAATGTGTGATAGGTGGTCATTACCATCGTCACTGGACTAACTGGAAGCCACAAGAAAAGACTCTGTGACTTCCTGGTCCAGCTGAACAAGGAACGTGGACGGTAAGAGCAACAACTTCCAACAATATGCTCTTTGTTATGGTTTTGTGCTGTGTTATTCTTTTCTGCTCATactttttttgttattctaTCCTAATAAGAATGAATGCAAGAGAACAGACATGATTGAAATGAACTTTTCCTTACATCTGTAGGTGGGTGGTGTACGAACCTGGTACCGACAGTTTCTCAGCCCCTCACCTCCAGCAGTATCTGTCCAGCTTCCTGGAGAGCCAGCGAGGCCGAGGAGGGAAACCCCGTCTGTTGGTGCTGTCCCCTGGGTAAGTCCACTGCTCACCTGGGTAGGTCCACTGCTCACCTGGGTAGGTCCACTGCTCACCTGGGTAAGTCCACTGCTCAGAATTTAAAAAGACCTGCCCAGAAAATCAGAGCTGAGCAAAATTAaggggttttatttttgaaaattggtaatatgcaaataatttaatttgacCATAGAACGTGTTTTGTCTTAACCTTTGTTTATCAATGTCTTTAAAATGGACAAATGTTCTTCTTGTGCAGTTACACAGATGTCCTAGATGTGGTCCAGGCTGTGCTTTTCCACCCTGACCCGGTTATACAAGCGTGTTTCTCCATCGGGGCTGTCACTGCCTGTGTGGACccgtctgcttcctgtttggaGCACAGGTGAGATTGCTCGTGCGCCTCCAACTCTTGACgtaaacactgaataaatatgTATTGGATTTATTAAGTTGGCAGGTGAActtgatggatgatgatgatacgAACAAACAAATGTGCCAGTGTACACTTCAAGGCATCTCACTTTGTACATGAAGAAGAAATGGTTCCTTAAAATCCAATCGGGTTTAATTTACATCCAATATCTTGAACGTCAGTGTAAGATAATATCAAtatcagtgtttcccacagaattagaTTCAATCTGTGGCGGCTAACAGACTCAGATGTTGTGCAGAAGAGTTCAAAACAACAGAGCCCAAGTGACACGTACAGTGCAGAGAGTGCAAGTAGTACACCGAGGTCTCCATGCCTGCTGAGGGAGAGACAATAAACAACACTCCGTCACTGTTTAGGTAATTAATGGAAACACTGAAttcattaattgatttaattatatCCTGCTCTGATccgaaaataaatcaatataatgATCAACCTGCACCAAACAGTCGGATACTTCGGTTTATGTCATCATCCAGCTATCGCTTCACAGTTGACGCCCTCAAGAGGAACCTCCTGCTTCATGTTTCCATGTTTCTTAACAGATTCACAAAACGTGGAAgcaaaaacatatatttgaGTTTTCAGCTGTTAATATTTTTCGTTTGTGGTCAATTGCAAGAAGTTGTGGTTGCACGCATCAAAGGGCAGCTACCAACAACAACCGTAAGCTGCATGTTCATCCACACCAGACGATGACAGACAGCGGCGGATGTTGATACAGTTTTGAAGCGATGGACGTTTCCAGGACGAGGTTACATGACACTTTTAGCTATTAAAACTCAAGGCTGGGTCCCTTTTGCAGAGCGGATCAGTCCTACATTTAATCTCACTCTCCTTTTGTTACAGGCTTTAGATGAAGCTTACAGAGCTTCTCACTATCATAGATTGACTGAGCCGCTCCGCACAATATGACATACCACTCAAGTTAATGGGCTGTTTTCCGGTGTACAGCCGAGCCGGGCTGCCCAGTGACACTCACAAACAGATGAAGTCACACTGTGGTCCTGGAACCCAGAGAAGTGTATCTCAAGATGTGCAAATGAAAAGTATAATCATTCAAACTTGCACTCAGATAACAGGAAGAACTAAATCTGGTTGCAAAACTCCCGCAGTCTCTTGGATGAGATGATTTCCCATCAAGCCTAACTTTAATAATAAATCTGAAGGGTGTTTGGATCCTGTGCTATAAACAAGCTGTGATGTCTCTCCTTGGCTCAGCAGTGGAAAAATGTGTAATGAGAGGTTTAGCAATGTGGTTATCGCTGACTTTTCCATTTGAGGCATCTTCAGCAAGGCCCCTCTCACTGTCTGTTGCTATAGATTGTCTGGAGGTCTGTGGAGCCTTACTATGGCGCTAATTGGGTGTGGTTAGCTCAGTTTAGGCCTGACCTGCCCGtcaccccccccctctgcaTAGCCCTCTAATCCCCCAGATCCACATGTGCGACCAACACACCCTCCTCAGTGAAGCTCATCAGTCAGTCATGATCCATTCTTTGGGATGGATGTAGACAGTTCATTACATCAGGACAGGAAAGATAAATGCCTTTCAAATTGCTGATTCCACCCCCaggcccccccccaccccctccttcAGGCAGCCTGACTGCTGCGGGGGGTCAGCAGTGGCTGGAGGGGGACCAGGCTCACCACGGCTACTCAGAAAGCACGGTGTCTAACTCTGATCGATTTGAAAACTCTGGATAGGTTTTTGTTAAGATTAAATGAGATTACAGAAAGCTTTTACATTGGTCAGTTGCCAGTCATAGTCGTGATGTCGTCCGATGAAAAATGCCTTATGATGGATAACTAACTGGCTTGTTAGCCGGGGGCCATAACATGGAATTAGTCTGTTTATGGCTGCACAACCTTGGCAAGCGCCCATTAGTCATAAATAGAGCGATTGTTAGTGATGATATTGTGGAACAAGTCGCGggttaaaggttcagcgtgGAGGATTTAGGAGGATCTGTCTGCAGAAATAGAAtcataatattcataattattttttcattagtgtataatcacatgaaactaaaaattgctgtgtttttgtcaccTTCGAATGAGTCCTGTATATCTAAACTGGGAGCGGGTCATCAAACATGGAGTCCGCTATTCTTTCCATGTTTCTAACGGGGGTCTCTCCCTCCTAAGATGATCCCGTACGGATCtagatattattataaatatgaaaGCATGGCTGCTATTTAGTTAATGaccaatgtaaacacacatcTTTATTTGTACCTCAGGAACATAAACCTTAGTTTCAACATCATCTCTATTATCATTGCAGCAGGGACAAGTTCAGTCCAAATAAATGTCCAATTGACTCATGGACAGCAGTTTTAATACACAGTAAATTTAGCAGTTTAATCCACAGTAAATGTTGTATATTTAACCAAAGTTTTACTTGTATCTTTGCTGTTAGGTTTGCTTTTCCCAAGCTGTTGGAGCAGTGCAGCCAAGGTAAGTCGTGTCTGTGCAGCGTTCTGCTTtacaaccaaacacagagaggataAACTTATTTCATAAGATACTGAGGAAACACCACATTGATATTCACTGATATTGATTTTCTTCAGAATTGTAATCCCCTGTAAGAAGTCGTTCAACACAGCCAAATACATGTCATGTTACCAGGTTGTAATATAAAACACGTAAAGGCTAAGCAATGTATGAATTTGTCTAATAAAGTCAGAGGAGAGGTTACGAGATAATAACATCATAATTTCAGCTTCTCACAGTAAAGAAGCCAGTTGGACATCAGTGAAGAAGTGATGTGTTAGTGTGACGGGGGTTTGTTGTTAGATGGAACTCTGACAGTCTTACTACACCTACACATATTTTTTAATAGAAAATTAAATCCTCTCTTAACCCTCTTACAGCTTTCCTCCAACGccacaataacaacattttttgttCTTAAAGATTTTCTACAAAGTTAAATGAGGATACTGTGACGTTAAAATGTTCAGAAAGCAGAAAGGCTGTTCAGCAACACATTGCCCGAACCACTAAATTATACACGATCCATATTCATTCCTGTGCTCAGAACTGACGTGTTGAAGATTTGGTTTGTCACTGTTTCATcaaaatgttggtgttttgtttCCTACCActggtttttgttttcaaaatgtaatttccccTAAAGCCGCCAGCTTGCAGCCTCGACACAGCAGCAGTCGTACCAGTAAACAGACAGAGTGTAAAATAGGGTGTTTCTG of the Hippoglossus stenolepis isolate QCI-W04-F060 chromosome 10, HSTE1.2, whole genome shotgun sequence genome contains:
- the dnaaf9 gene encoding dynein axonemal assembly factor 9, with protein sequence MAGIRSVNGRLSGINPAVSCCRMRQVQSLLCGGGATTPDGVLCSLGIDSRYNGGCTELAKYLFYGLYERNPLNLDHVLEEFPEEMLDDVILLIKAECVHLYCNPLNYSYLLPYVSHWRNLHLYCMTEAEYEDEEAAEEFKISSFVRMVQDCYRIGVPFSSQGHIQKFDMFMVEKWPLIQAFALEGIGGGSFFTIKYKLIDISEKLWQVYTRLDPVSLDSLLAEDLINFEKQWSGFFSSMDLESHLSILELSEAQAGELFRSYYSHGLISSNITDKSKSQQPFVMFGKHSSSEDLENDSFNFPSESHQVRNTGPQGSTATHMVLQCVAPKGPLACSRTYFFGTTHSPYLGNQTKEPKKIEVLLLSQIYSAAVQAVLSGIKCYSCTSSATKAKDVAETTFLVALDLMNLSQYRSFLRSKCEFSIQAVNKEGRIIPLTDKQSRYVLKTASMTIHDIPDLQSNRGDLGSVVFSESFLESSINIQQKDGTVSSDSCYTILTTTVPRYACWPMEADVKQSEQAQHLTKKEEGTCLGTALTVADAAYAFSSSQLSTPEEGKIIFFSEGILFIHSQYGSITLSKDHINTIKFYDPDSSAVASLFVEYDSSFLPHLPFPLHSSDQCLVFALQPRSKSHRAFYSKVLSVWQSSESGLTLQLLDQDRLSWTQKNMHARLQKLHNSQEPPVAKRRGSLKTSYSQLPEQDMFLQHFALSSISQEPILYDHLGVLFPSAELKNPVAGQGDKVVITIVTGLTGSHKKRLCDFLVQLNKERGRWVVYEPGTDSFSAPHLQQYLSSFLESQRGRGGKPRLLVLSPGYTDVLDVVQAVLFHPDPVIQACFSIGAVTACVDPSASCLEHRFAFPKLLEQCSQGIVSTVVFTGLTAEQKHPLMQHVQQLVRSANPTAAFILAERGAVTRNEDVNLILSETSFHEPQMLRARYVLYPGWCKGRFFSGSGSLVLTQQRVAFNRPLERPLFVTRCKALKSSLKSSPFRGNVYNVKGKVKFSDSEQVMEVSYNTASGRMSVVSDQSADPLPPGPRETSASCFLVFDGVGLTEDGLKDWIRLCTKQRQTKKLKKTKNSLSPHEIKIIHMTRHLDPLPSGYFYNGYQYVDIFGEKRTFHPNMEEFEKEYVAEANKEIELFNRQLELLGQPDLFGP